Proteins encoded in a region of the Deinococcus multiflagellatus genome:
- the nirD gene encoding nitrite reductase small subunit NirD, with amino-acid sequence MTFLPSPPLPWTRVCSVSDILPGSGVCALVGGVQVAVFRVAGALYATANRDPFTGANVLSRGLTGSDVQGGALRYTVASPLLKHRFDLATGQSLDDPGVRLPVYATRLEGGDVWIGSPI; translated from the coding sequence ATGACCTTCTTGCCTTCTCCCCCACTGCCCTGGACGCGCGTGTGCTCTGTCAGCGACATTCTGCCCGGCAGCGGTGTCTGCGCCCTGGTTGGCGGCGTGCAGGTGGCGGTCTTCCGGGTGGCAGGCGCCCTGTACGCCACCGCCAACCGCGATCCGTTCACGGGCGCCAACGTCTTGTCGCGCGGGCTGACCGGCAGCGATGTGCAGGGCGGGGCCCTGCGTTACACCGTCGCGTCTCCGCTGCTGAAACACCGCTTCGATCTGGCCACAGGGCAGAGCCTGGACGACCCAGGCGTGCGCCTGCCTGTGTATGCCACCCGCCTTGAAGGAGGTGACGTATGGATTGGTTCGCCCATCTGA
- a CDS encoding uroporphyrinogen-III synthase gives MDWFAHLNVLSLESRRSEEMEALIRKYGGTPQVAPSMREVKLDLSGPLTAFERDLNAGDIHAVACLTGVGTRMFLKELAARDPKHLDALRNLPLIARGSKPAQALKAFGLPSLLVPKPCTWHEVTEHLLATLTRGQHAVVLEYGEALPLAMRRELGEAGIRVTSIPVYRCAFPQDTGPLARAVRDVVLGGPDILLLSSGTQLLHFLKYAEKLGLLAEARAGLARLVVVSIGPACSEAAADLGLRIDLEANPHKMGILVRVAAEHAPGLIAQRLARAG, from the coding sequence ATGGATTGGTTCGCCCATCTGAACGTCCTGAGTCTGGAATCCCGCCGCAGCGAAGAAATGGAAGCCCTGATCCGCAAGTACGGCGGCACGCCGCAGGTGGCGCCCAGCATGCGGGAAGTCAAACTGGACCTGAGTGGCCCCCTGACCGCCTTTGAGCGGGACCTGAACGCCGGTGACATTCACGCGGTGGCCTGCCTGACCGGCGTGGGCACCCGCATGTTCCTCAAGGAACTGGCCGCCCGGGACCCGAAACATCTGGACGCCCTGCGAAACCTGCCCCTGATTGCCCGGGGCAGCAAACCCGCGCAGGCACTCAAGGCGTTTGGGTTGCCCAGCCTCCTGGTGCCCAAGCCCTGCACGTGGCATGAAGTCACCGAGCACCTGCTGGCCACCCTGACGCGCGGGCAGCACGCGGTGGTGCTGGAATACGGCGAGGCCCTGCCCCTGGCCATGCGGCGGGAACTGGGCGAGGCGGGCATTCGCGTGACCAGCATTCCGGTGTACCGCTGCGCCTTTCCGCAGGACACCGGCCCGCTGGCCCGCGCGGTGCGGGATGTGGTGCTGGGCGGCCCAGACATCCTGCTCCTGTCCAGTGGGACCCAGCTGCTGCATTTCCTGAAATACGCCGAGAAACTGGGCCTGCTGGCTGAGGCGCGCGCGGGGCTCGCCCGGCTGGTGGTGGTGAGCATCGGCCCGGCCTGCAGCGAGGCCGCCGCCGACCTGGGTCTGCGCATTGATCTGGAAGCGAACCCGCACAAGATGGGCATTCTGGTGCGCGTGGCCGCAGAACACGCCCCCGGTCTGATTGCGCAGCGGTTGGCGCGAGCGGGCTAA
- a CDS encoding delta-60 repeat domain-containing protein, whose protein sequence is MRRTLSAALLLTAVLTACGQPNATVQPPVPAPVATTPTAPSRSLGRMEVTFSGVGTLFYATSVRPVDGGLSGQALTVQPAGLQLRFNSKGSFDVGMAGTGTRYLYATYDVRNATADGVTAFPRARSNLTFMAVDASTPATIAGSAVRNLKRLDGSPADPTLVTRILPVHGMMQGNGQPEVNPNQADFMAFTEAEASSLGLPSGVRGVLPYGYVVRSKVSTANRTLAANPAPDQFDGQITFAVKLPLQADPQHDPYTFSLVFEIVEDTQTRVAKTAEETKAAAQSRAAALAATQVDADTICKVRVTGTAGSPTSTLTGLGISAAAPGALDACFGSGGKVFTPSSGGDVAVALQVQPDGKLVVAGSTGDPRAATGLDSFLMRYNADGTLDATFGSGGKVITAAGPTNSHDFPNALQMQPDGKLVVAGYTTNSGGATGDDSFLVRYNADGSLDPTFGSGGKVIASVGGTSSHDSANALQVQSDGKLVVAGYTTNVGGTTGQDVFLAQYNADGTPDATFGSGGKVITAVGPTSSSDSAYALQVLPDGKLVVAGNTANQGGTTGNDVALARYNADGSLDPTFGSGGKVITPVGGTSSQDYVFALQVQSDGKLVIAGYTTNVGGTTGNDSLLVRYNTDGSLDPTFGSGGKVITAVGPTNSTDDIRALQVQSDGKLVIAGRTTNVGGTTTNDIVLVRYNADGTLDPTFGSGGKVITSVGGSTDSMDYANALQVQPDGKLVVAGHTAITGSGVGNVVALVRVQP, encoded by the coding sequence ATGCGCCGCACCCTGTCCGCTGCCCTGCTGCTCACCGCCGTGCTTACCGCCTGCGGTCAGCCCAACGCGACCGTGCAGCCCCCGGTCCCCGCCCCCGTCGCCACCACTCCGACGGCCCCATCCCGCTCGCTGGGCCGCATGGAAGTCACCTTCAGCGGCGTGGGCACCCTGTTCTACGCCACCAGTGTGCGGCCCGTGGATGGTGGCCTGAGTGGTCAGGCGCTGACCGTGCAACCAGCTGGCCTGCAACTGCGCTTCAATTCCAAGGGCAGCTTCGATGTGGGCATGGCCGGGACAGGCACCCGGTACCTGTACGCCACCTACGACGTGCGCAACGCGACGGCCGATGGGGTCACCGCGTTCCCAAGAGCACGGAGCAACCTGACGTTTATGGCCGTGGACGCCAGCACCCCGGCCACGATTGCCGGTTCCGCCGTGCGCAACCTCAAGCGCCTTGACGGGTCGCCCGCTGACCCCACCCTGGTAACCCGGATTCTGCCCGTGCACGGCATGATGCAGGGGAATGGCCAGCCTGAGGTGAACCCCAATCAGGCGGACTTTATGGCGTTCACCGAAGCCGAGGCCAGCAGTCTGGGCCTGCCAAGTGGTGTGAGGGGGGTGCTGCCGTACGGCTACGTGGTGCGCAGCAAGGTCAGCACGGCCAACCGCACCCTGGCGGCGAACCCAGCCCCAGATCAGTTCGACGGGCAAATCACCTTCGCAGTCAAATTGCCGCTGCAGGCCGACCCACAGCATGATCCATACACCTTCTCGCTGGTCTTCGAGATCGTGGAAGACACCCAGACCCGGGTGGCCAAAACCGCGGAAGAGACCAAGGCGGCCGCGCAGAGTCGGGCCGCGGCGCTCGCTGCAACCCAGGTGGATGCCGACACGATATGCAAGGTGCGGGTCACCGGCACGGCGGGCAGTCCCACCAGCACGCTGACGGGGCTGGGGATCTCGGCCGCCGCGCCGGGGGCCCTGGATGCCTGCTTTGGGAGTGGTGGGAAGGTCTTCACCCCGAGCTCCGGCGGAGACGTCGCCGTCGCCCTGCAGGTGCAGCCTGATGGCAAGCTCGTGGTGGCAGGGTCGACGGGCGATCCACGTGCCGCGACGGGGCTTGACAGCTTCCTGATGCGGTACAACGCGGACGGCACGCTAGACGCCACATTCGGCAGTGGGGGCAAGGTCATCACGGCGGCGGGCCCAACCAACAGCCATGATTTTCCCAACGCCCTGCAGATGCAACCCGACGGCAAGTTGGTGGTGGCGGGGTACACCACCAATTCGGGCGGCGCAACGGGCGATGACAGCTTCCTGGTGCGGTACAACGCGGACGGTTCGCTGGACCCGACCTTTGGCAGTGGTGGGAAGGTCATCGCCTCTGTGGGGGGCACCAGCAGCCATGACTCAGCCAACGCTCTTCAGGTGCAATCCGACGGCAAGCTGGTCGTCGCGGGATACACCACCAACGTAGGTGGCACGACGGGCCAGGACGTCTTCCTGGCTCAGTACAACGCGGACGGCACGCCGGACGCCACCTTTGGCAGTGGGGGCAAGGTCATCACGGCGGTGGGCCCGACCAGCAGCAGTGACTCAGCCTACGCCCTTCAGGTGCTCCCTGACGGCAAGCTGGTCGTCGCGGGGAACACCGCCAATCAGGGCGGCACAACGGGCAATGACGTCGCCCTGGCGCGGTACAACGCGGACGGATCGCTGGACCCGACCTTTGGCAGCGGTGGGAAGGTCATCACCCCCGTGGGGGGTACCAGCAGCCAGGACTATGTCTTTGCCCTCCAGGTGCAATCCGACGGCAAACTGGTCATCGCGGGGTACACCACCAATGTGGGTGGCACAACGGGCAATGACAGCCTCCTGGTGCGGTACAACACGGACGGCTCGCTGGACCCGACCTTTGGCAGCGGTGGGAAGGTCATCACGGCGGTGGGCCCAACCAACAGCACGGACGATATCAGGGCCCTCCAGGTGCAATCCGACGGCAAACTGGTCATCGCGGGCCGCACCACCAATGTGGGCGGCACAACAACCAATGACATCGTCCTGGTGCGGTACAACGCGGACGGCACGCTGGACCCGACCTTTGGCAGCGGTGGGAAGGTCATCACCTCTGTGGGGGGCTCGACCGACAGCATGGACTATGCCAACGCCCTGCAGGTGCAACCCGACGGCAAGCTGGTCGTCGCGGGGCACACCGCCATTACCGGCAGCGGGGTGGGCAATGTCGTCGCCCTGGTGCGCGTTCAGCCGTAA
- a CDS encoding S8 family serine peptidase: MRKNLPLTLGVLGLTAMLAACSNQSAPVATAPAAAEQQLARIGNLQYVQNEVVVGYDTEAGLSAAVKAMGGELVRTIPEIKTALVRVSGDAMKLTSRAKVDGVRYASVNPVVIPDRGAPTITNSSLAPQAANADQVFDVLPQYALDPRHLNAKAAWDKGLTGKGVLVAVIDDPGDVTHPDLAPNWAGKAFDPRQNKVYTDGQAWKDYFKKPENSHGTFVASSIVAAKNGKGIVGLAYEAKWMPVVMFNPGGYSSFEIALGAVWATNNGARAINNSWGGGLSFGPVKDAFDYAMANGTTVVASMGNSYHDEFQYPAALPGLIASGALDASNRKVTFSTSGRHISTAAPGQDTMLVNPTWQDTNPEGGYALISGTSFSSPYTTAVAALILQKCPAATPYQVRRVMEMNADGSIGTNPNGFDRETGWGRLDAGKIAQNLTDCAALPAKGANVLIDVDYISNSNGVQTGILGDVILRGQGMRAGASDDPTPLYLSPTDNNGQARFSEIAPGTYDIYVAGPDLSTTGGKTEDRGTFIGTLTATSGSTYYRPDEKRVIVPAGVVNLNPTDPYEPNDDMASAKTIAYGQTTQTAYIYGKPRDFDYFKFTGASGDQIKAEMLAAAQLGGQLDSFLSLVDSTGKVLATNDDRGTPRIDSDSEITFTLPAAGTYYLVATSYEIASSATTTDDSPFNKYQLKLSKTN, translated from the coding sequence ATGCGCAAGAACCTTCCGCTGACCCTGGGCGTGCTCGGTCTGACCGCCATGCTCGCCGCCTGCTCCAACCAGTCTGCCCCCGTGGCCACCGCTCCTGCCGCCGCTGAGCAGCAGCTTGCCCGCATCGGCAACCTGCAGTACGTGCAGAACGAAGTGGTGGTGGGCTATGACACCGAAGCTGGCCTGAGCGCCGCCGTCAAGGCCATGGGCGGTGAACTGGTCCGCACCATCCCCGAAATCAAGACCGCACTGGTTCGCGTCTCTGGCGACGCCATGAAGCTCACCAGCCGCGCCAAAGTGGACGGCGTGCGGTACGCCAGCGTGAACCCTGTGGTGATCCCCGACCGCGGGGCGCCCACCATCACCAACAGCAGCCTGGCCCCCCAGGCCGCCAACGCGGACCAGGTGTTCGACGTGCTGCCCCAGTACGCGCTGGACCCCCGGCACCTGAACGCCAAGGCCGCCTGGGACAAGGGTCTGACCGGTAAGGGCGTGCTGGTGGCCGTGATTGACGACCCGGGCGACGTGACGCACCCCGACCTGGCGCCCAACTGGGCGGGCAAGGCCTTCGATCCCCGCCAGAACAAGGTTTACACCGACGGTCAGGCGTGGAAGGACTACTTCAAGAAGCCCGAGAACTCGCACGGCACCTTCGTGGCCTCCAGCATTGTGGCGGCCAAGAACGGCAAGGGCATTGTGGGCCTGGCGTACGAAGCCAAGTGGATGCCGGTCGTGATGTTCAACCCCGGTGGCTACTCCAGCTTCGAGATCGCGCTGGGCGCCGTGTGGGCCACCAACAACGGGGCGCGCGCCATCAACAACTCCTGGGGCGGCGGCCTGAGCTTCGGTCCGGTCAAGGATGCCTTCGACTACGCCATGGCCAACGGCACCACTGTCGTGGCTTCCATGGGCAACTCCTACCACGACGAGTTCCAGTACCCGGCCGCCCTGCCCGGTCTGATCGCTTCCGGCGCGCTGGACGCGAGCAACCGCAAGGTCACCTTCAGCACCAGCGGCCGTCACATCTCCACGGCGGCCCCCGGCCAGGACACCATGCTGGTCAACCCCACCTGGCAGGACACCAACCCGGAAGGCGGGTACGCCCTGATCTCGGGGACCTCGTTCTCCTCGCCGTACACCACGGCGGTGGCTGCACTGATTCTGCAGAAGTGCCCCGCTGCCACCCCCTACCAGGTGCGCCGCGTGATGGAAATGAACGCGGACGGCAGCATCGGGACCAACCCCAACGGCTTTGACCGTGAAACCGGCTGGGGCCGCCTGGACGCGGGCAAGATCGCCCAGAACCTCACCGACTGCGCCGCGCTGCCGGCCAAGGGCGCCAACGTGCTGATTGATGTGGACTACATCAGCAACTCCAACGGCGTGCAGACCGGTATCCTGGGTGACGTGATCCTGCGCGGTCAGGGCATGCGCGCCGGGGCCAGTGACGACCCCACCCCGCTGTACCTGAGCCCCACCGACAACAACGGCCAGGCCCGCTTCAGCGAAATTGCCCCTGGCACCTACGACATCTACGTGGCTGGCCCCGACCTGAGCACCACCGGTGGCAAGACCGAGGACCGCGGCACCTTCATTGGGACCCTGACCGCCACCAGCGGCTCGACCTACTACCGCCCCGACGAGAAGCGCGTGATCGTGCCTGCCGGCGTGGTGAACCTCAACCCCACCGATCCTTACGAGCCCAACGATGACATGGCCAGCGCCAAGACCATCGCCTACGGCCAGACCACCCAGACGGCCTACATCTACGGCAAGCCCCGCGACTTTGACTACTTCAAGTTCACGGGCGCAAGCGGCGATCAGATCAAGGCGGAGATGCTCGCGGCGGCGCAGCTGGGCGGCCAGCTGGATTCCTTCCTGTCCCTCGTCGACAGCACCGGCAAGGTGCTGGCCACCAACGATGACCGCGGCACCCCCCGCATCGACAGCGACTCGGAAATCACCTTCACGCTGCCGGCCGCTGGCACCTACTACCTCGTGGCCACCAGCTACGAAATTGCCAGCAGCGCCACCACCACCGACGACAGCCCCTTCAACAAGTACCAGCTGAAGCTGTCCAAGACCAACTAA
- a CDS encoding Ig-like domain-containing protein: MALKPLSIGSAFVLGTLLIGCNPPTAPTADTTAPTITLTAAPNPVTAAGTTTLKADAKDNVGVTKVEFFEGSTKLGEDTTAPYELNVSLNAVQNGKKTYTATAYDAAGNKTSASTDVTVAITAATAPLRGTVVDQNIGAPVAGSVITVMQGNTTLGTVTTDANGQFTLTGLSAGTYDLKARKAGMAGSDLYGVVVGTDTPSVQLVQRPAFDTAVSPEPAKISFTRADGSPLAGATFTNSVDFKLVTNADYTGPIRIMYAQLGRTPGSGAITASSTANNWNFAPPQDKQGVIDTGAVTVPSAASPNFIAGFGSAAGETVYLQIMVVDFNYNYSRYIVPIKLINTNANQNVTVAAPTAATATAFTLKQEGSWTTPYDAPSPDAAPSGSGVFVELRWCYTNTAAVPFAFDIERSDNGTTFTKVGTVGGGANAACSATNQAARPFNFRDTSADLMVGKTFTYRVVARGANTVASNTTQTTPLAQFTPTLVAPADESTGVSLNPTFVLGQNQTAIGADGAAYNLRLRDLMTLNGYNLPGAASNALIRVEEGTGPTGNGIAVGQSAVFTSAGAVLGAPASAANVLTDTSGKFGAAKNSAPVDTAAHTVSLPLNVLGVPALQPLRPYKWEMQSGFAYKYAPSEGNRISAYSVYTWPASTDAPILQTRPVNMNWDFITGEK; the protein is encoded by the coding sequence ATGGCCCTGAAACCTCTGTCTATCGGTTCCGCCTTCGTGCTTGGCACCCTTCTGATCGGCTGCAACCCGCCCACGGCACCTACGGCTGATACCACTGCCCCCACCATTACCCTGACGGCTGCGCCCAACCCTGTGACGGCTGCTGGGACCACCACGCTGAAGGCTGACGCCAAGGACAATGTGGGCGTCACCAAGGTGGAGTTCTTTGAGGGCAGCACCAAGCTGGGCGAAGACACCACCGCGCCCTACGAGCTGAACGTGAGCCTGAATGCGGTGCAAAACGGCAAGAAGACCTACACCGCCACCGCCTACGACGCTGCAGGCAACAAGACCAGCGCCAGCACCGACGTGACCGTGGCCATTACGGCTGCCACTGCGCCCCTGCGCGGCACCGTGGTGGACCAGAACATCGGCGCGCCTGTGGCGGGCAGCGTGATTACCGTTATGCAGGGCAATACCACCCTGGGCACCGTGACCACCGATGCCAACGGCCAGTTCACCCTGACCGGCCTGAGCGCCGGCACCTACGACCTCAAGGCCCGCAAGGCCGGCATGGCGGGGTCGGACCTGTACGGCGTCGTGGTGGGCACCGACACCCCCAGCGTGCAGCTGGTGCAGCGCCCGGCCTTCGATACGGCCGTCAGCCCCGAGCCCGCCAAGATCAGCTTCACGCGTGCCGACGGCAGCCCGCTGGCCGGGGCGACCTTCACGAACAGCGTGGACTTCAAGCTCGTCACGAACGCCGACTACACCGGCCCCATCCGCATCATGTATGCCCAGCTGGGCCGTACCCCGGGTTCGGGCGCCATCACGGCGTCCTCCACCGCCAACAACTGGAACTTTGCGCCGCCCCAGGACAAGCAGGGCGTCATTGATACGGGCGCGGTCACAGTGCCCAGCGCCGCGTCCCCCAACTTCATCGCGGGCTTTGGCAGCGCCGCGGGCGAGACGGTCTACCTGCAGATCATGGTGGTGGACTTCAACTACAACTACTCGCGCTACATCGTGCCGATCAAGCTGATCAACACGAACGCCAACCAGAATGTGACCGTGGCCGCCCCAACCGCCGCCACTGCCACGGCCTTCACCCTGAAACAGGAAGGCTCGTGGACCACCCCCTACGACGCCCCCAGCCCCGACGCGGCGCCGAGCGGCTCGGGCGTGTTTGTGGAACTGCGTTGGTGCTACACCAACACGGCGGCCGTGCCCTTCGCGTTTGACATCGAGCGCTCGGACAACGGCACAACCTTTACCAAAGTGGGCACGGTGGGCGGCGGCGCCAACGCGGCCTGCAGCGCCACCAACCAGGCGGCCCGGCCCTTCAACTTCCGCGACACCAGCGCAGACCTGATGGTCGGCAAGACCTTCACCTACCGTGTGGTGGCCCGCGGCGCCAATACCGTGGCCAGCAACACCACCCAGACCACGCCGCTGGCGCAGTTCACCCCCACCCTGGTGGCGCCCGCCGATGAAAGCACCGGCGTGAGCCTGAACCCCACCTTCGTGCTGGGCCAGAACCAGACGGCCATCGGCGCCGACGGCGCGGCTTACAACCTGCGCCTGCGCGACCTGATGACGCTCAACGGCTACAACCTGCCCGGCGCCGCCAGCAACGCCCTGATCCGCGTGGAAGAAGGCACGGGCCCCACGGGCAACGGCATCGCTGTGGGCCAGAGCGCCGTGTTCACCAGCGCCGGTGCAGTCCTGGGCGCGCCGGCCAGCGCCGCCAACGTGCTGACCGATACCAGCGGCAAGTTCGGTGCGGCGAAGAACTCGGCACCTGTTGATACGGCGGCCCACACGGTGAGCCTGCCCCTGAACGTGCTGGGTGTCCCGGCCCTTCAGCCCCTGCGCCCCTACAAGTGGGAAATGCAGTCGGGCTTCGCCTACAAGTACGCACCCAGTGAGGGCAACCGCATCTCGGCGTACTCGGTGTACACCTGGCCCGCCAGCACCGACGCGCCCATCCTGCAGACCCGTCCCGTCAACATGAACTGGGACTTCATCACGGGCGAGAAGTAA
- a CDS encoding peptidoglycan recognition protein family protein, with product MTTHNTFSRRDVLRLGALLGGGAFLSSCGLNVTHPALPAAPLNELALTQPSVAGAAVWGAQAPKSPIVLLAARPTRILVHHTDSANTADLSRTQAYSLARSIQESHFSRGWIDSGQQFTISRGGYVMEGRHRSLEAAQGGQQHVQGAHCDGFNDVSVGIENEGNYMTVAPPGGQYSALVAMCAWLCQQYGIPATELYGHRDFNNTDCPGDVLYAKLPQLRADVAARLGVTLRIWPTTRAPMTGERVRNAQRLLIAAGQSLTADGSYGSGTASAVRAFQQGAGLTPDGVIGSVTWERLIRTVRRGDSGPAVQAAQGQLAARGYSVAADGLFGAGTETAVRSFQSSRGLSADGVVGPNTWHALES from the coding sequence GTGACCACACACAACACCTTCAGCCGGCGTGACGTGCTGCGCCTGGGAGCCCTGCTGGGTGGGGGCGCCTTCCTGAGCAGCTGCGGCCTGAACGTGACGCATCCCGCGCTGCCCGCCGCGCCGCTCAACGAGCTGGCACTGACCCAGCCGTCGGTGGCGGGCGCCGCGGTCTGGGGCGCGCAGGCGCCCAAATCGCCCATTGTGCTGCTGGCCGCCCGGCCCACGCGCATTCTGGTGCACCACACCGACAGCGCCAATACCGCTGATCTGTCGCGCACCCAGGCCTACAGCCTGGCGCGCAGCATTCAGGAAAGCCACTTCTCGCGCGGCTGGATTGACTCTGGGCAGCAGTTCACCATCAGCCGGGGCGGCTACGTCATGGAAGGCCGCCACCGCAGCCTGGAAGCCGCCCAGGGTGGACAGCAGCATGTGCAGGGGGCCCACTGTGACGGCTTTAACGATGTCTCTGTGGGAATTGAGAACGAGGGCAACTACATGACGGTGGCGCCCCCAGGCGGGCAGTACAGCGCCCTGGTGGCCATGTGCGCGTGGCTGTGCCAGCAGTACGGCATTCCCGCCACTGAACTGTACGGGCATCGGGATTTCAACAACACCGACTGCCCCGGCGACGTGCTGTACGCCAAACTGCCGCAGCTGCGTGCCGATGTGGCCGCCCGGCTGGGGGTCACGCTGCGCATCTGGCCCACCACCCGCGCGCCCATGACCGGCGAGCGCGTGCGCAATGCCCAGCGGCTGCTGATCGCGGCGGGCCAGAGCCTCACGGCCGACGGCAGTTACGGCAGTGGCACCGCCAGCGCTGTGCGCGCCTTTCAGCAGGGCGCAGGCCTGACGCCAGACGGCGTGATTGGCTCGGTCACCTGGGAACGCCTGATCCGCACGGTGCGCCGAGGCGACAGTGGCCCGGCGGTGCAGGCCGCCCAGGGCCAACTGGCCGCGCGCGGCTACAGTGTGGCCGCCGACGGGCTCTTCGGGGCAGGAACCGAAACAGCCGTGCGCAGTTTCCAGAGCAGCCGCGGCCTGAGTGCCGACGGGGTGGTGGGCCCCAACACCTGGCACGCCCTGGAGAGTTAG
- a CDS encoding peptidoglycan-binding domain-containing protein: MTNARLTVLIPVLLLAACSAPSSPAVAQTDPARLGAQSVLTWQALRQGDSGRDVVTLQYLLRHRGQTLSVDGSFGPGTDTAVRNFQGANGLVVDGIVGGNTWEKLIVTVRQGDNNNAVRAVQDQLRSGYGYSSVTVDGVFGSGTNTAVRDFQTKRGLSADGVVGLNTWHALVTGSSTGGSGTTASLAQQILNNGRITLGTSSSTAGGNPRQNIVDTAAGRLATRGCASNANCGLTVALKRSMLQGLANLGANNSLYITSIAGGVHSTYSDHYAGLALDIGVWNGVSLSTPNSAHTAARNACIAMGSDPSQTFNAYYDPPGGHSNHVHCAWN; this comes from the coding sequence ATGACGAATGCCCGTTTGACCGTCCTGATCCCGGTGTTGCTGCTGGCTGCCTGCAGCGCGCCCTCCTCGCCCGCCGTGGCCCAGACGGACCCCGCCCGCCTCGGCGCGCAGTCGGTGCTGACGTGGCAGGCGCTGCGGCAGGGTGACAGTGGCCGCGACGTGGTGACCCTGCAGTACCTGCTGCGCCACCGCGGCCAGACCCTGAGTGTGGACGGTTCGTTTGGCCCCGGCACCGACACGGCCGTGCGCAACTTCCAGGGCGCCAACGGCCTGGTGGTGGACGGCATCGTGGGCGGCAACACCTGGGAAAAACTGATCGTCACCGTGCGTCAGGGCGACAACAACAACGCCGTGCGCGCCGTTCAGGACCAGTTGCGCAGCGGCTACGGGTACAGCAGTGTAACCGTGGACGGCGTTTTCGGGTCGGGCACCAACACGGCGGTGCGTGATTTCCAGACCAAACGTGGCCTCAGCGCGGATGGCGTGGTGGGCCTGAACACGTGGCACGCCCTGGTCACCGGTAGTTCCACCGGAGGCTCCGGTACCACCGCCAGCCTCGCGCAGCAGATTCTGAACAACGGGCGCATCACGCTGGGCACCAGCAGTTCCACGGCGGGCGGCAATCCCCGGCAGAATATTGTGGACACAGCGGCCGGCCGCCTCGCCACGCGCGGCTGCGCCAGCAACGCCAACTGCGGCCTGACCGTGGCGCTCAAACGCTCCATGCTGCAGGGCCTGGCGAACCTGGGGGCCAACAACTCGCTGTACATCACCTCCATTGCGGGCGGCGTGCATTCCACCTACTCGGACCACTACGCCGGGCTGGCCCTTGATATCGGGGTGTGGAATGGAGTCAGCCTGAGTACGCCCAACAGTGCCCACACGGCGGCGCGCAACGCCTGCATTGCGATGGGCAGCGATCCTTCGCAGACCTTCAACGCCTACTACGACCCGCCCGGTGGCCACAGCAACCACGTCCACTGTGCCTGGAACTGA